A window of Microcystis aeruginosa FD4 contains these coding sequences:
- the cdd gene encoding cytidine deaminase produces MTLSDQERQQLCDTAREVAKLSYSPYSGFRVGAAVLTNKKIYAGTNVENASYGLSLCAERATLAQIIAAGDQEVRAIAIACIDGVDKDDISQLTPCGACRQWIAELAPQAEIIICGNQQNYRFHLSDLLPFSFRF; encoded by the coding sequence ATGACCCTATCTGACCAAGAAAGACAACAACTCTGCGACACTGCTCGGGAAGTGGCGAAACTTTCCTATTCTCCCTATTCCGGTTTTCGGGTGGGGGCAGCGGTCTTGACAAATAAAAAGATTTATGCTGGTACTAATGTAGAGAACGCTAGTTATGGCTTGAGTTTGTGCGCGGAAAGGGCAACTTTAGCGCAAATAATCGCGGCGGGCGATCAAGAAGTACGGGCGATCGCTATAGCCTGTATCGATGGGGTAGATAAGGATGATATTAGTCAGTTAACTCCCTGCGGGGCTTGTCGTCAATGGATAGCCGAATTAGCGCCGCAAGCGGAGATTATTATCTGTGGAAATCAGCAAAATTATCGTTTTCATCTCTCGGATTTACTGCCTTTTTCCTTTCGTTTTTAA
- a CDS encoding NAD(P)/FAD-dependent oxidoreductase: MTKIVIIGAGIVGATIAYELSAIEGLEITLIDEKKPGQGATGAALGILMGIISHKTKGRAWKLRQESLKRYETLLPELESLTGLTIPCNRDGIVLLRSSAEDEENWRKLAQIRQEQGYCLEIWDKETLNQKCPQVASEHLQGAIYSPSDHQINPVLLTEALVAAAARRGGKCQFGVKVENFGKTELHSSSLRQCTHVYSSNGIEEIDFLVLSAGIGSTALTETLTHPVEIRPVLGQALQIKLTQPLESSDFKPILTGNDLHILPLAGAEYWIGATVEFMDEKGEIIPDTALLEQVYQKAIAFCPSLAAGAIVRTWSGKRPRPEKKSAPIIEYLPGYDNVILATGHYRNGVLLAPATAKIVREMLSGKL, from the coding sequence ATGACTAAAATTGTCATCATCGGTGCGGGGATAGTAGGGGCCACCATTGCCTACGAATTAAGCGCCATCGAAGGATTAGAAATTACCCTCATCGATGAAAAAAAACCGGGACAAGGAGCAACCGGGGCAGCTTTAGGGATTTTAATGGGGATTATCAGCCATAAAACTAAAGGTAGAGCCTGGAAACTGCGGCAAGAAAGTTTAAAACGTTACGAAACCCTCCTTCCTGAGCTAGAATCCCTCACTGGACTGACTATTCCCTGTAACCGTGATGGCATTGTCCTCCTGCGATCGAGTGCCGAAGACGAAGAAAATTGGCGCAAGTTAGCGCAAATCCGCCAAGAACAGGGATATTGTCTAGAAATCTGGGATAAAGAGACTTTAAACCAAAAATGTCCCCAAGTGGCCAGCGAGCATCTCCAGGGTGCTATCTACTCCCCCAGTGATCATCAAATTAATCCGGTCCTGCTCACGGAGGCTCTCGTCGCTGCTGCGGCAAGAAGGGGGGGAAAATGTCAATTTGGGGTAAAAGTTGAAAATTTCGGGAAGACAGAGCTTCATAGCTCTAGTTTGAGGCAATGTACCCATGTTTATAGTTCTAATGGTATAGAGGAAATCGACTTTTTGGTTCTTTCTGCGGGAATCGGTTCCACTGCTTTAACTGAAACTCTTACCCATCCAGTGGAGATCCGACCGGTTTTAGGGCAAGCTTTACAGATAAAATTGACGCAGCCTTTAGAAAGTTCCGATTTTAAGCCGATTTTAACGGGAAATGACCTGCATATTCTGCCTTTGGCCGGAGCAGAATACTGGATTGGAGCAACGGTGGAATTTATGGACGAAAAGGGCGAAATTATCCCCGATACTGCCTTGTTAGAACAAGTGTATCAAAAGGCGATCGCTTTTTGTCCCTCTTTGGCTGCGGGTGCGATCGTGCGTACTTGGTCCGGTAAGCGACCGCGACCGGAGAAAAAATCCGCTCCCATTATCGAGTATTTGCCCGGATACGATAACGTTATTCTGGCCACGGGACACTACCGCAACGGGGTTTTATTGGCCCCCGCTACCGCTAAAATCGTCAGGGAAATGTTAAGTGGTAAGTTATAG
- a CDS encoding DUF4870 domain-containing protein, whose amino-acid sequence MVMSEDLTKKRLLSVACHASIFLSATLVSVGIPLAIYFISDDGTVKENAKEALNFHLNMWLYYLIAGILVWVLIGYLLLAILGVVNIVLPILAILQVWKDAYKVFRYPFIFRVL is encoded by the coding sequence ATGGTCATGAGTGAAGATTTAACCAAAAAAAGACTCCTATCCGTGGCTTGTCATGCCTCGATCTTTTTGAGTGCTACGCTGGTATCGGTGGGGATTCCTTTAGCTATTTATTTCATTTCTGATGATGGAACGGTGAAGGAAAACGCCAAAGAAGCTTTAAACTTTCACCTGAATATGTGGTTATACTACCTAATTGCCGGGATTCTAGTTTGGGTTTTAATCGGTTATTTGCTCTTAGCGATTCTTGGTGTGGTGAACATTGTTCTCCCCATTCTTGCTATCCTGCAAGTCTGGAAAGATGCTTATAAGGTTTTCCGTTATCCTTTTATTTTCCGGGTTCTGTAA